The DNA sequence TGAAGCGCGGCCGCCGGGCCTGTACGTGTTCCCGGGCCCGGTGCGCCGCCTGCCGCACCGCCGCCTCGGAGCGCTCCACCGCCTCGGCGATCTCGGCGTGGCCGAAGCCGAAGACCTCCTTCAGCACGAACACCGCCCGCTCCAGCGGGCTGAGAGTCTCCAGCACCACCAGCATGGCCATCGACACCGACTCCGCGTCCGTGACGGCCTCGGCGGCGTCCGGGACGGTGAGGACGGGCTCCGGCAGCCACGGCCCCACATAGGTCTCCCGCTTGTGCCGCGCCGAGCGCAGCCGTTCCAGCGCCAGATTCGAGACGATCCGCGTCAGGTACGCCCTGGGGTCGGCCACCTGCGAGCGGTCCGCGGCGGACCACTTGATCCAGGCGTCCTGGACCGCGTCCTCGGCGTCGGCCGCGCTGCCGAGCAGACGGTAGGCCACGGAGAACAGCAGCCGCCGGTGCTCCTGGAAGACCCGCTGGCCGGGGTGGTCGGACGGGCCGTTCGTCACTTGGTCCCCCGGATGCGGGTGAAGCGGCCGCCACGGGGCCAGAACGCGCCCGAGGCGGGCATCTTCTTCATGCGGCCGTACGTCGGCCAGGGCGAGGCGGTCACCGTCTCCTTGTACCGGACGGCCGCACGGCCCGTCAGGAAGATCCGCCGCGGACTGTCGTCGGGCCGCGTGAACTGCACCACGGCGTTGCCGCGTCCGAGGCTCACCGGCGTGTGGTAGTACCCGAAGCGGAACGGCTTGGGCCGCCGGCCCCTGAGCACCCGGTCGATCGACAGCGCGGCGTGCACCCCGGTCGGCATGCCGCCCTGGCAGGTGCCGTGCATGACGCCGTACCCCTGGCGGACGGCGGCCGCGTCGCCGATCGCGTACACGTCCGGGTGGGAGACCGACCGCAGGGCGCTGTCGGTGACGACGCGCCCCCGGTCGTCGACCGTCAGACCGGCGGCGGCCGCCAGTGGCGACGTCCGCGTGCCGCACGTCCACAGGACCGCGTCGGCGGCGACGCTCTCCCCGCCCGCCAGCTCCACCGCGCCGGGCAGCACCTTCCGCACCTCGACACCGGCGCGCACCTCCACGCCGAGGCGGTCGAGCGCGCCGCGCAGATGGGCCCGGGCCTTCGGGCCCATGGCGGCACCGGGCTCGTCGCGGCCCAGCAGCACCACCTTCAGCCGCGGGTGCCGCTCGGCGATCTCCGCGGCCGACTCGACACCGGTCAGCCCGCTGCCCGCGACCACCACCGTCCCGCCGCCGAGCCGCGTCAGTCGGCCGGCGAGCAGCTCGGCCTCCTGGGCGCCGTCCAGCGTGTACGCGTGGTCCTCGGCTCCCGGAACCCCCGAGGTGTCGACGGCGGCGCCCAGCGCGTACACCAGCGTGTCGTAGCCCAGCACCCGGTCGTCGTCGATCCGCACCGTCCTTGCGTCCGCGTCCACCGCCGTCACCCAGCCGCGGACGAACTGTGCGCCGGTCCCCTCCAGCAGTTCGGGGACGCTCAGCTCGGCGGTCTCCTGCGCGGTCGCCGTCAGGGGGAGCCGCATCCGCTCGGTGAACCGCTCCCGCGCGTTCACCAGGGTCACCCGCACCCCGTCGCGCCCCTTCACCCGGGCCGCGAGCTGGACGACCGCGGCCATGCCCGCGTATCCCGCCCCCAGCACCACCACGTGGTGCGCCGTCTCGGTGCCGTTCCCGTGTCGTGCGCTCATCGTTGCGTCCTCCTCGGTCCGCCTGCTGACACCCACCAGATGGGAGCGGGCGGCCAGGACGTGACACGAGGCCGGTGTGACGCGCGCCACACCGGCCCCCGCGTGCCCGTGCGCGGACCGGACGGTGTGACGTCCGGTCCGCGCACGGGGCGGGAGGGTCAGCGCCTCATGAGGGCGAAGACTCCCCAGCCGAGGTACTCACGCGTGGCGCGCGCGTGGCGGGCCGGCTCGGTGGTGAGTTCCCGGCGCACCTCGGGAGCCAGCTCGTCGTCCGGGTTGCCGTCGAGCCAGCGGCGCATGCTGAGCCACTGGGCCGCGACGTACCGGTCCCAGCTGTCCTGGTCGGCCAGGATCATCTCCACGACGTCGTACCCGAGTCCCTGGAACCGCTCGATCAGGTCCGGGAGCGGCAGGAAATCGGCGAGGGACGAGCCGTGGCAGTCCTTGGCGGTCTCCTCGTCCGGAGGGGTCCGCCGCCAGTAGGGCTCGCCGATCAGCATCAGACCGCCCGGGCGCAGGCTGCGCTCCAGCAGCTCCGCCGTCCCGGCGACGCCGCCGCCGATCCAGGTGGCGCCGATGCAGGCCGCCACGTCGACCGGTTCGTCGGCGACGTGTCCGGCGGCGTCACCGTGCACGAAGCCGACCCGGTCCGCGACACCGAGTTCGACGGCGCGCGCCCGGGCCTGCTCGGTGAACACCGTGCTGATGTCCACGCCCGTGCCACCGATCCCGTGGTCGCGCGCCCAGGTGCACAGCATCTCGCCCGAGCCGCTGGCCAGGTCGAGCATCCGCGCCCCCGGGGCGAGGCGGAGCGCCTCGCCAAGGGCGGCGAACTTGGCCGCGGTCATCGGGTTGTGGATGCGGTGGCCGCTCTCGCGGATGGTGAAGATACGGGGAAGGTCCATGACCAGATTCCTTTCCGTCATGCCGTGCGGGGGGAAGAGTGGTTGACCGCGCGCCGCGGGCGCGCGAGAGGGGCGTCGCGGCGGACGCGCTCAGGAGAGGCCCGCGCGGCAGGGGAGCGCGCAGGACGGGACGAAGTGGGTTGACGAGGCAACGTGAGGACCCTTGAGAAGGGGCTCCGCCGGACCGCGGGCGTGCCGGATCCACTCCCGCACGGGAGGAAGGCAGGCGAAGGTCAGGACGAAGCCCGGGAAGTGAGGATGGTCCGGGCACCGCGCACAGCGGTGTTCACCACGACAGTCATCAACTCACCTCCTCGGATCTCCCCGAGCGCACGGATCGGCGCCGCCTGCACGATAGCACCCGCCCCCGGCGCCGCTCGTGCCCGGTCGTGCAGCGGTCCGGCCGCTGCGCCACCGGCCCGGTCCGTCACCCGTGGAGCGACCGGCCCGCGGGACTGCCCGACGTGAAGCGCTGGCCCATGGCGATCTCCTCGCCGACCACCGACCACTCGGTCTCGTCGTCCCGGAACGGCAGCGGATCCACGCCGCCCGTCTCCTCACGGACCCGCCTCACCTCGCGGTCCAGGCGCGCGAAGCCGGCTTCCTCGTCGTCGCCGAAGGAGAACCCGTCGAGCAGCCGCTGGAACCGGGCGGCGACGTACACGAGCGAGGAGACGTCCGCGTGCAGGTGACGCACGGTCTCCTCGTCAGGATCGACGGAGTGCACGGCCCCCGAGCGGGGATCCAGCGCGAGGTGGGCGTTGAGCAGCCAGCCGATCACGGGCCACTCGCCGACACCCGCCGGGGCGCCCTCCAACTCCCCGGCCTCGACGACGTCCCGCACCAACGGCAGCCTCCCGGTGCCCTGGTCGGGCTCACGCACCATCACCGTCCCGACGGGGACGCCGACGGTCCCCAGAAGGCGGGCGCCCACGCAGCTTGCCGAGGAGGCCGGAAAGGCCGAGGCGGGCAGCGTCACGAGCCCGTCCTCACCGAATTCGGCGGCGAGTTCACCGCGGTCCACATCGAAAAGCACGGCCGTCACTCCGAACCGGCGCCGTCACGGGCGCCGTGGGACTCATGGGGAATGCAAGAGGTCACCCCCACAGCCTCGCCGATCCCGCCGCCGGCTGTGACACCGGCACCGCCGTCACCGTCCGGACGGCGGTCCGGATCAGCGTCCGGACCACCGGCCGGCGTGCCGCCGGGCGAGTCCGTGGCCGGCCCGCATGGCAGCATCCTCGCTCCCGCCCCTGAAACACATGTGCGTGCCCACGGGACCGGACCCTACGATCGCGGGATGATCACCTGCGCGGACACCACCCCGGCCCCGTCCGCCCGCCCTGCCCGCACGCGAGCGCCCGCGAGTGCCGAAGAGGCCCTGGAGCGGGCGCGGTCCGGGGTGATCGACGGGTGGCCGGAGTGGGACCCGGAGGTGCTCGCGCCGGTGGTGCGGGCGGCGCTGCTCGGCGCGGAGACGGCCCGTGACCCGCGTGCGCTGCGCGGTGCGGACCGGGGCGAGCCGCTGTACCAGGCCGTGCGCGGCATCGAAGCCGGCGAGGCCGACCGACTCCCGGAGCTCGTCACGGCACTGGCCGGCACGGACGACCCGGTGCTGGAGGGCGAAGCACTGCGGCTGGCCCGGGCCGGACTCCATGCCCTCGTGCTCACGCCCCGGTTCGTCCGCGGCGTGCTGACCGGTCTGCTGACCTCCCGGGCGGAGACCGTCGTGGCCGGCGCGCTCGATGAACTGGCCGCGCCCTGGGCCGCCTGCCTGCCCGCCGTCGAGCCCGCGGCCGGTCTGCTCCGTACCGCCGCCACGGCCGGATCCGCGCTCGCCGTCGCCGCCGCGCACGGAAACGGCTCCTTCCTGGGCCTGGCTGCCGCCGACCCCGAACTCCCGCCCGGTGTACGGCGCCGCGCCCTGGAACTGCTCGGAGAGACGGCCGACCGGAGCGACATCCCGGACCTCCTCGCGCTCGCCGCCGACGACCCCCTGCTGTTCGCCGGTCCGGCCGTGGACTGCCTGCGCGCCCTGCACCGGCGCGGACACTTCGTCGCCGGACCCGGAGCCCCGGCCGTCATCGATCTGGCGCTGGCCGACCACACCGTCCCGGCACGGACCGTGGCCACCATCCTCTGGACCACCCGGCACACCGTGCTCCGGCTGCTCCTGGACGCCGCCCCCGGCGACCTCTCCTGGCCGCGCCGGCTCGACCTGCTCGTGGCGCTGGCCGCCCAGGGCGATGGTGAACTGCCGGTCGCCGCGGGAATCGCGCGGCTGCTGCCCGCGGTGTCCGCACCCGCGCCCTTCCTGCGGGCCCTGCGGGAGCTGGGCGACCCCGGCACCGAGGACGCCGTACTCGCCGCCCTGCCGGTCGCCCCGGGCGCCTCGCTCCACGCGCTGGAGGCGGTGGGCGGCGCGCGGACCGTGCGCGTGCTGGCCCACGGCCTCGGCATCGCACCGGACGAGACCGACGCGTCCGCACCGCCCGCCGCCGGGTCGGGCGGTGCGGGCCTGCACCCCGAGCCGCCGCCGCCCGCCGCCGTCGCACCGCCGCCCGTCCCCACCGTCGCACCGCCGCTCCGCGCCCTGCGCGCACCGGCACTCGCCCTGCTGTGGCTGCTCGCCGACGACCCGGACCTGCGGCGTAGGATCCTCGCCCGGCTCGACCCGCTGCTGCTCCCGCCCCGGATCGCCGCCGACCTCGGCGGGCCCGACGCACGCGAACTCGCCGTCCTGGCCTCCCATCTGGACCCGGGCGACCCGCTCGACGCGCTGACCAGGCTGGCCGCGCACGGCGGTCCGGACGGCCTGCCCGTCCTCGCCGATCTCCTGCTGCGGGTCGCCGGAGCGTGCGTCGCGGCCCGTGCGGCGGGCCAGGGGCCGCCGGGCACCGGGGCATCCGGCCGCCCCGGCACCCGGGAATCCGGCGCGGCGGGCACCCCGGAACCCGTTTCGGCGGGCACGCGGACATCCCTTGCGGAGGGCGGCGGCGCGCGCGTCGCCGCACGCACGGCCGACCCCGAACCTGCCGTCCCCCAGGAGGCCGTGGACGCGCTGACGGCGCTCGGCCGACGGCTGTACGAGCGCGGCCGGATCCGGCCCCGGTGCCTGCTCGACGCTCCCGCCGCCACGGCCGCAGGGCACGCCTTCGCCGCCGACCTGGCCCTCGGGCTGGTCGAGCGGCCCGGCGTCACCGCGCCCGAGCAGGCGATCCTGCTGCGGATGGTCCGCGACCTGCCCGACGCCCCGCCCGGTCCGGTCCGGGCGCGGGTGCACCGGCTGCTGCGCCACCCGGACCGGCATGTACGCAAGCACGTCGTCGCGCTGCTCGCCCGGGACCCCGACGGCGTGGCGGCCCTCTCGGCCCGGCTGATCCGCCTGACCGGGTCTGCGGGGGACCCGCAGACCGTCCGGGCGACGGCCGCCGCCCTGGGCGAGGCGCGGGCCCGGTGGGCGTCCGACGCGCTCGCCGACTGCCTCACTCACCCCCACATGGAGGTGCGGAAGACGGCGGCCGGGGCGCTCGCCCGGGCCGGTACCCCACGGGCCGTGCCCGCCCTCCTGAACCGGCTGGGCCGCGACGACAATCCCGGACTGCGGACGCTGCTCGTCGCCGCCCTGCGGGCGCTGCTGGACGACGCCTTCCCGGCGACCGTCCGGGCCGCCGCCGAACAGGAGCCCGAGGGGCCGGTCCGCGACCGTCTGCTGGCCGCGCTGCCGACCGCCCCGGAGCCCCCCGACGCCGACGTGGCGCGGCTGGCCGATCACGGCTGGGACCCGGCGCCCGCCCTGCGCCTCGCCCGGCGCGCCACCGCCGAACCGGAGGACGGGCGGCGGCAGCTCGGCGAGCGGTTGCGCCCGCTGCGCGTGTACCTCGTGGACTGGCTCGACCTCGCCGCCGGCTCCGCCGAGGCCCGCCGGGCCGTGCTGCCCCTACTTCCCCTGCTCTGCCCCGAGCCGCGCGCGCCGCACGAACAGGCCGCGCTTGCGCGGGGCGTGCCCGTGCTGCTCGACGGCCTCGCCGAGGCGGCCGGGCAGGCGCGGGACGACCTGCTCGGCCTCCTGGAGGACGCCGCGACCCGGCTGCGGCCCGCGCTCGCCGCGTCCGTCGTCGCCGCGGTGCGCGTGGCGAGCCCCCGTGCGGCGGGACGGCGCTCGGCGCTGCGCCTGCTGCGCGCCTGCGGAGCGGTCGTCGGGCGCGCCGATCTCGACCGGGAGCTGGCCGCCGCCGGTCTCACCACCGAGCCGGACGCGGCCCGCGAACGCCTGCTCCACGAGGCGTTCGGGGTCGCGGCCGGACAGCCGGAGGTCGTGGCCGGACTGCCGGAGCAACCCGCGCAGGCCGACGACCGGACGCGACCCGCACACCGGGACGGACGGACACCGCAGGGCACCGCCGACCCGTCGCCGACCGCACCGCGCGCCGCGCGGGTGCGCGCGTGGCGGGACGGGCTGGCCGCCGCCGTCCGCGACACCGGCGACCTGGCCGCCTACCGTGCCGGTCACCCCTTCCCCGGCGGATCGCGCGCCCAGGTCGCCGCCCTCGCCGGCGCCCACCCCGACGCGACGCCGGCGGCCCGGACCGTGCTGATCGACTGGATGACGGACCTCCAGCCGCCGTGCGCGCCCGCCTGGACGCTCGGCGAGACGGCAGCGGCCCCGGCCGCACCGGCACGCACGGTGCGCGCCGACGACCTGGACCAGCCCCGCTCGGCCGCCCAGCGGGCCCGGCTGCTGGCCCTGCTGGCGTCGGACGACCGGGAGCGGCGTTCACGGGCCGCCGGCAACCTGCTGGGCGGGCCCGAGCCGGAGATCCGCGCGACGGTCCTCGACGCGTACCTGCGCGACAGCGTCGACCTGCCGGACCCGGGAGCCCTGCACACGGCGCTGGCCGAGTCGGGGCCGGCCGTCCACACCGCGGACGGCGCCCGTCCCGAACGTCTCGCCCTCCTGGCCGCGGGCCTTGTCGCGGCGGACGCCGACGCGCGCGGACCGTTCCTGCCGCTGCTGCTCCGCCTGTGGGAGACCGGCCCGCCCGACGCACGGGGGCACGCCGCCCGAGGACTGGCGAACGTGCCCGCAGACACCCTCGCCGAGCACCTGGAGCCCCGGATCACGGCCGGCGCGACCGGACTGCTGGACCTGCTCGCCGGCCGGCCCCTGCTGCGGACCCCCGCGCTGGCGCGGCTGCGCGAGCGGCATCCGCAAGCCCGCCTGCTGCTCGTCGACGGACCACTGCGCGGCCCGGAAGCCGCGGCGCGGGACGCCGCCGCGCTGCGGACGCTCCGTGACCGCGCCGCGCCCGCCGAAGCGCTCCGGCCGCCCACTACCGAGGAGTTGTTCGCCCTGGCACGCTCGGGCGAACCGAGACGGGTGCGCCGCGCTCTCACCCTGCTGACGGAGAACCCTGCAGGGATCGTGCCCCGGCAACTCGCTGACCTCCTCAGCGAGTTGCTGACCCACCCCAGGGCCGGCGTACGGCTCCACGCACACCGCGTCTCCCGGACGCTGCTCGACCGGGAGACCCACCTCGGGCTCACCGAAGTGCTGTTAAACGATTCCCAGCCGGACGTGGTGTGCCGGGCGGTCCGTGTTCTGGCGCAGGCCCGCCGGCAGTCCGCCGTTCCCGCGCTAGTGGCCCTGCTCGGCCACGGGCACGAGACGGTCCGCCGGGCCGCGGAGCTGGGGCTGCTGCGCTTCGGTCCGGCCGCCGTGCCGGCGCTGCGCCACGCCGCCGCCCGTGCCCGCCCGGACCGCCGCGTCCGCTACACGGATCTGCTGACCCGTGTGTCGTCCGCGCCCCCGGAACCCGGCCCGCCCGCACCCGCACCCTCCTGACCGGCACCGGTCAGTGTGCGTTCAGTGCTCGCAGAGCGAGAACTCCCGCTCGTAGAGCTGCTCGTTGTGTTCCCCGACGAAGAACTTGCGCTCCTTCATGAGCTGTTCGCGGTACTCCCCGGCCTGCTCCAGCGTCATGGTCGAGGTGTCGGACCACGGCTGCTGCGGTGGCACATCGGACGTCGACACGATCGTCCGCGACGGGTCGACCAGGAAGAACGCGAGTATCTTGCGGTGTCCCGCGCGCGCCGGGTCCTCCAGACGGAACGGACCCACGCGGTGCTGGAGCACATTGGGGAACGCCAGGCAGCGGCCCGCCGGGGTGGACGCCGCTCCGAGCACCTGGTTCAGCGCGCCCTCGTTCTCCAGGCCGTACACCTCACGCATACCGGTGCCGTCGTTCTGCTCGTAGGACGGCTCGTGGAGCGCGGTGCGGAAGCCGAGACGGCTCTCGGTGATGTTCTCGCTGTCCCAGTAGTAGATGCACGTCGAGACGATCCGCTCGTTCAGCATGCCCTCGACGTGCCAGGAACCCCCGGCGTACTCGGGCTTGTCCGGCGTGAGCTGAATCGTGGCGAGCTTGACGATGACCTGGAGCCGGCGCCCCCGCAGATCGACCCGCGCCGACGCGTCGGGCAGCTCGGGCGGTGTGAACTCCGGGGCGTCCGGGACGACCGGGCGACGTGTCTCCCACCAGGTGTCGTAGGTCGCTTCCCACGCCTCGACGGCCTCGGCGTGGGCCTCTTCGTCGCTGTACTCGGACTCGTCCGGAAACTCGGGCTCCGAGTCGTACCACCCGTAGGGATCCGCGGTGATGCGGGGAGCACGCGGATGGCGCAGATCGGTGAGCACGTTCTCCAGCAGCGGGCGCACCCGCGCGAACACGTCCGGCAGCACGGCCGCCAGCTCGCGATGAGCCTCGGGGCGGACGTTGTTGACGTACGAACGGAACACCACCTCGCCGTCCTCGCCGACATCGGCGTCCGTGGGCAGCCACTGGAACCGCTCCGAGAACTCGTGCTTCGAGTAGCGGTCCGTCGGATTCTCAAAAGCCTGCTCGGGCGCGCCCGTCACCTCCCTGACCAGGCAGAACAGCGAGGGATGCACCAGATCGAGCACCTGGCCGCCGGATCCGGGATGCCAGTCCCGTTCCTCCTCCGGCACCTCCTCCAGCACCCGGACCGCCGCGCGCAGCCGGGATCGGAGCCCGTCGTCTATCAGTGTGTCCGACTGCCACACCCCGTCGACGGCGGACACCTCCACACCGGTCGGTCCGTCACGCAGCGCGGCGTAGTGCGCCAACTCGGCGAGCACATGACGCACCTGCGCCTCGGTGAGGCCTTGGGCGACGGCCTCGCGCGTCCACCGGGCGACGATCTCGGCGTCGCGCATCTTGTCGAACCACCGGGGCTTCGCCCGGATGTGCGCGCTGCACTCCATCATCTGCAGTTCCCGCAGCGTCCGGGGCGATGCGAACGACAGGGAACGGGAAGCGCGGAAGGGCAGCGGAAACGCAGACAGGGCAGTCAATTCTCTTGATCCTCGCGGTCGGTCGAGCGGTGGCGGAAGCCTACGTCAGGCCACCGACACCACAACCGCGATGGCCGGAGCACGGCCGAGCGGGGCAGCGCCCCGCTCCCGGTTACCTGTGCGTAGCGCATGGGCGGAACGTGACAGCGGCGACTGTTCCGGCCCGGGCGGGCCGTGACAACGTCATGCCCGTCACCGACCGAGGGAGTGCGTGTGAACAAGGGGTACGCGGTCTTCTGCGACGCAGACCGTCACTTCTACGACGCCCCGCACCGCCTGGTGTTCGCCGGCGCCGCGGACGGATCCCTTTACCGCGCCGCCACCCTCCCCGTACCCGACGGCTGGACCAGCCACCGCACGGGCGACTGGCTCGCCCTGCGCCCCCTGGACCGGGCGCTGCCGTCCCAGGGCTGGAAGATCCACGTCTCGGCCGGGCTCGACGACGCGGAGGCGGTCCTCGATACCGTCCGCGAGCACTGCCTGCGGCACGGTGTCGCCTTCAAGTTCGTGCCGAGCCGGTACCTGTTGCACCAGCGCAACGCCAAGTACGCCGACCGCGCCGCGAGCGGCAAGTTCATCACGGTGTACCCGGCCGACGACGAGCAGTGCGAGCGCGTCGCCACCGACCTGGCCCACCTCCTCGACGGCCGGCCGGGCCCCTACATCCTCAGCGACCTGCGCTGGGGGAGCGGCCCCGTGCACCTGCGGTACGGCAGCTTCACCCGCCGCCACTGCTACGACGAGCACGGCACACTGCGGCCGGCGCTGGAGGACGGCACCGGCACCCTCGTGCCCGACGAGCGCGGTCCCGTCTTCCGCGTGCCCGACTGGGTGACCCCGCCCGCCTTCCTGCGGCCCCACCTCGACGCGCGGGCCGCCGTGACCGTGCGGGACATGCCGTACGAGATCGTCAAGGCCCTGCACTTCTCCAACGGCGGCGGCGTGTACGAGGCGAAGCACCGCGAGACCGGCCGGCGGGTCGTCCTCAAGGAGGCGCGCCCCTGGGCCGGGCTCGCGGCCGACGGCGCCGACGCCGTCACCCGGCTGCACCGCGAACGCACCGCGCTGGAACGGCTGGCGGGGCTCGCCTGCACGCCCGAGGTCCTGGACTTCTTCACGGTCGGCGAGCACCATTTCCTGGCGCTCGAATTCGTGGAGGGCAGGCCGCTCAACACCTTCTTCGCCCGAAGGCACCCGCTGATGGAGGCCGATCCGCCCGAGGACCGGCTGGCCGACTACACCGACTGGGCGCTGCGGATCCACGGGCTCGTCGAGCAGGCGGTGGCCGCGGTGCACGCCCGTGGCATCGTCTTCAACGACCTGCACCTGTTCAACATCATGGTGTCCGAGGACGAGTCCTCCGTCGTGCTGCTGGACTTCGAGGCGGCCCAGCCCGCCGAGCTGGGCGGTCGCCAGACGGTGGCCAACCCGGCGTTCGTCGCCCCGGCCGACCGGCGCGGCCCCGACGTGGACCGCTATGCGCTGGCGTGCCTGCGGATCGCCCTGTTCGTCCCGCTCACCAGCCTGTTCGCCGTGGACCGCGCGAAGGCCGCGCATCTGGCCCGGGTCGCGGCCGACCGGTTCCCCGTGCCACCCGGCTTCCTCGACGAGGCGGTACGCGAGATCACCCGCGATCCCGCCACCACCGCCGCCCCGGCGCACGGCGGCGTGCCCACCA is a window from the Streptomyces zhihengii genome containing:
- the lanKC gene encoding class III lanthionine synthetase LanKC, which gives rise to MNKGYAVFCDADRHFYDAPHRLVFAGAADGSLYRAATLPVPDGWTSHRTGDWLALRPLDRALPSQGWKIHVSAGLDDAEAVLDTVREHCLRHGVAFKFVPSRYLLHQRNAKYADRAASGKFITVYPADDEQCERVATDLAHLLDGRPGPYILSDLRWGSGPVHLRYGSFTRRHCYDEHGTLRPALEDGTGTLVPDERGPVFRVPDWVTPPAFLRPHLDARAAVTVRDMPYEIVKALHFSNGGGVYEAKHRETGRRVVLKEARPWAGLAADGADAVTRLHRERTALERLAGLACTPEVLDFFTVGEHHFLALEFVEGRPLNTFFARRHPLMEADPPEDRLADYTDWALRIHGLVEQAVAAVHARGIVFNDLHLFNIMVSEDESSVVLLDFEAAQPAELGGRQTVANPAFVAPADRRGPDVDRYALACLRIALFVPLTSLFAVDRAKAAHLARVAADRFPVPPGFLDEAVREITRDPATTAAPAHGGVPTTATTNAPSDAVRFPPEEPGDWPRSRDSMVRAILASATPAREDRFFPGDIAQFADAGGGMSFGHGTAGVLYALHESGADRCPPAEERLLAYARAPESGTPLGFYDGLAGIAWTLQRLGHTAAALDLAELVLAQDHEALAPDLHGGTAGIGLALDALAAATGESTLRAAALRCAELTARPRRPVPAHTGETRGRPRTGLLHGAAGRALLYLRLHERTRDTALLDLAAEALHDDLTRCVRGISGTLQVDEGWRTMPYLGAGSVGIGMVIDDFLHHRRDEALDTARRDIVQAAQATFYAQPGLFRGAAGMVLHLARTDAGGPGTEPGDVRRQIGCLSWHAMSYQGHLAFPGEQMMRLSMDLATGTAGVLLVLAAALGDRPAHLPFLPPLPRPHEPAPLQGSSTAPPSPQERKRS